The following proteins come from a genomic window of Lachnoclostridium phytofermentans ISDg:
- a CDS encoding S8 family peptidase, whose protein sequence is MDSGKLDNQLNLALDVSNRDREQTQDLDVGYDTETRQWELIVRFNGSLQRVADELGFKFEELLGNFAIIVIDQGKIDRLVGYSEIEFIEKPKQLTFEVTAGKAASCISAVQAPPFNLYGEGVIVAVIDSGIDYAHPDFRKADGKTRIIALWDQTIQPTGDRKPPEGYVDGTLYTEDDINAALEVYNISQRMRLVPSTDLSGHGTHVAGIAAGSGATDGRYRGVASKSDILVVKLGNPVSQSFPKTSQLMTGVDFAIKTALARKQPIAINISFGNNYGSHDGNAILETYLNTAANYWKTNIIVGTGNEGSSRTHTAGILSSNVNAVVELAIGDGETSISIQIWKNYFDEFDISLVHPSGDVVGPIPSILGSQQFQLRQTKILLYYGKPIPSNKAQEIYIELIPAVGALLVPGIWKITLTPRRIIVGNYNLWLPSSGVLSGQTGFLRPTPETTLTIPSTASGVISVGAYNSNTNSLAYFSGRGFTRGDLAVKPDLVAPGVDIISASPGGGFTVRSGTSMATPFVTGAAALLMEWGIVKGNDLYLYGEKMKAYLISGAKHLPAYRDYPNPVVGWGALCVRDSLPV, encoded by the coding sequence ATGGATAGCGGAAAATTAGATAATCAGCTGAATTTGGCACTAGATGTATCCAATCGTGATCGAGAACAGACACAGGATTTAGATGTTGGGTATGATACGGAAACTAGACAATGGGAATTGATCGTTCGATTTAATGGTAGCTTGCAAAGGGTAGCAGATGAACTAGGATTTAAATTTGAAGAATTATTAGGTAATTTTGCGATTATTGTTATTGATCAGGGCAAAATTGACCGGTTAGTTGGATATAGTGAGATTGAATTTATCGAGAAACCGAAACAATTAACCTTCGAAGTAACGGCGGGGAAGGCAGCTTCTTGCATCTCAGCAGTACAGGCTCCACCGTTTAATCTATATGGAGAAGGTGTAATTGTTGCGGTGATTGATTCTGGGATAGATTATGCCCATCCAGATTTTAGAAAAGCAGATGGGAAGACAAGAATAATAGCACTTTGGGATCAAACAATTCAGCCTACTGGGGATCGAAAACCTCCAGAAGGTTACGTAGACGGAACCTTGTATACAGAGGATGATATTAATGCTGCTTTGGAAGTTTATAATATATCACAACGAATGAGACTTGTACCGAGTACGGATTTATCGGGGCATGGTACCCATGTTGCTGGAATTGCTGCGGGTTCCGGAGCTACGGATGGTAGATATCGTGGAGTTGCATCTAAAAGTGATATCTTAGTTGTAAAATTAGGAAATCCTGTTAGCCAATCATTTCCAAAGACATCACAGCTTATGACAGGTGTAGATTTTGCAATAAAGACTGCACTTGCAAGAAAACAACCAATAGCGATTAATATTAGTTTTGGTAATAACTACGGTTCTCATGATGGTAATGCGATATTAGAAACATATTTAAATACAGCAGCTAATTACTGGAAAACCAATATCATTGTTGGAACTGGAAACGAGGGAAGCAGTAGGACACATACCGCTGGTATCTTAAGTTCAAATGTAAATGCAGTCGTTGAACTAGCGATTGGAGACGGAGAGACCTCTATTAGTATACAGATTTGGAAGAATTATTTTGATGAGTTTGATATCTCTTTGGTTCATCCAAGCGGTGATGTAGTTGGGCCAATTCCCTCTATTCTTGGTTCACAACAATTTCAATTAAGACAAACAAAGATACTACTTTATTATGGGAAGCCTATTCCCTCTAATAAAGCGCAAGAAATTTATATTGAATTAATTCCAGCAGTAGGGGCATTATTAGTACCTGGAATCTGGAAGATTACATTGACGCCTAGGAGAATTATCGTAGGAAATTATAATTTATGGCTTCCTTCTTCGGGGGTATTAAGCGGTCAAACTGGATTTTTAAGACCTACTCCAGAGACTACATTAACGATACCGTCTACTGCATCAGGCGTTATTAGTGTAGGTGCCTATAATTCGAATACGAACAGTCTTGCATACTTTTCAGGACGTGGGTTTACCAGAGGTGATCTAGCTGTGAAACCGGATTTGGTTGCTCCAGGTGTAGATATTATTTCAGCATCTCCAGGGGGCGGGTTTACGGTTCGTTCTGGTACCTCAATGGCAACTCCATTTGTTACAGGTGCAGCTGCACTTTTAATGGAATGGGGGATTGTGAAAGGTAATGACTTATATCTATATGGTGAGAAGATGAAAGCTTACTTAATTAGTGGGGCAAAGCATCTTCCAGCTTATCGAGATTATCCAAATCCTGTAGTTGGGTGGGGAGCTCTCTGCGTCAGAGATAGTTTACCAGTATAG